From the genome of Lotus japonicus ecotype B-129 chromosome 6, LjGifu_v1.2, one region includes:
- the LOC130723726 gene encoding L-type lectin-domain containing receptor kinase S.6-like has protein sequence MPRGRERKREEETFMVGVGVPWNHKHSGMVTFSLFFILCSFFILLQPSLSSSSTTTLTGFDSDIDLFSDAESVSGTHVRLTRHSPSTSGLLLRRQPLTLTAATSISVEFSFSVSPDAGDGLILLLAPGEFSDSFPGSGSFGIPGSVKSYLGVEFDTTVGIDVGSRASVAVANGSALNLVVNNGEKVNAWVDYKAGSRTLEVRLSKWGEPRSEDPIVSHRIDLFNFWNRKPVFVGLSSSNDANSVQVVSVYSWKVSVREVSKSLHSQPADPRRFSEERKFRTLTVLAGVIFGTVCVALVTFVVLFMWVIFFHKHEEESLAKLPNHPADVRYERIDVSVEKHTKDDEN, from the coding sequence ATGCCGAGagggagagaaagaaagagagaagaagaaacttTCATGGTTGGCGTTGGTGTCCCTTGGAATCACAAACATAGCGGCATGGTTACATTCTccctcttcttcatcctctgttccttcttcatcctcctccaaccttccctctcttcctcctccaccaccaccctcaccGGTTTCGACTCCGACATCGACCTCTTCTCCGATGCCGAGTCCGTCTCCGGTACCCACGTGCGCCTCACGCGCCACTCACCTTCCACCTCCGGCCTCCTCCTCCGCCGTCAGCCACTCACCTTAACCGCCGCCACCTCAATCTCCGTTGAgttttcattctctgtttcCCCCGACGCCGGCGACGGCCTCATCCTCCTCCTCGCCCCCGGCGAATTCTCCGACTCGTTCCCCGGTAGCGGCTCCTTCGGGATCCCCGGTTCGGTCAAGAGCTACCTCGGCGTCGAGTTTGACACCACCGTCGGGATCGACGTTGGTAGCCGCGCCTCCGTCGCGGTTGCGAATGGTTCCGCGTTGAATCTGGTTGTCAATAATGGGGAAAAGGTTAACGCGTGGGTTGACTACAAGGCTGGTTCGAGAACGTTGGAGGTTCGTTTGAGCAAATGGGGTGAACCCAGATCTGAAGATCCAATCGTTTCGCACCGCATTGATCTGTTCAACTTCTGGAATCGTAAACCTGTGTTCGTGGGTTTGAGTTCTTCCAATGATGCGAACTCGGTGCAGGTTGTTAGTGTTTATTCATGGAAGGTTAGCGTGAGGGAGGTTTCGAAATCGTTGCATTCTCAACCTGCGGATCCTAGAAGATTCTCTGAGGAGAGGAAGTTTCGTACGTTGACTGTTCTTGCTGGGGTGATATTTGGAACTGTGTGTGTTGCTTTGGTCACGTTTGTGGTGCTGTTCATGTGGGTCATTTTCTTCCATAAGCATGAAGAAGAGTCTCTGGCTAAACTCCCTAACCACCCTGCAGATGTAAGGTATGAGAGAATTGATGTGTCTGTTGAGAAGCATACAAAAGATGATGAAAATTAG
- the LOC130724709 gene encoding 54S ribosomal protein L37, mitochondrial-like, whose amino-acid sequence MAMNYVRSVRHILTTKEAVGVASKRAFATGKAKKGSKGGGAGDGPKASSLSKEVKSSTVVGANILKEGSDPKILPDSEYPDWLWHLLDKRPALSELRRKNIETLSYEYLKRYVKLDNRARIKENNSLKAKN is encoded by the coding sequence ATGGCAATGAACTATGTGAGGTCTGTTAGACACATTCTTACCACCAAAGAAGCAGTTGGAGTTGCAAGCAAGCGAGCTTTTGCCACCGGTAAAGCAAAGAAAGGATCTAAAGGGGGTGGAGCTGGTGATGGACCCAAAGCATCATCTCTTAGCAAAGAAGTCAAGTCAAGTACAGTTGTTGGTGCCAACATTCTCAAGGAGGGATCTGATCCAAAAATCCTACCTGATTCAGAATACCCTGACTGGTTGTGGCATCTGCTTGACAAACGCCCGGCGCTAAGTGAGTTACGTAGGAAGAACATTGAAACACTCTCTTATGAATATCTAAAACGCTATGTTAAGCTGGATAACCGAGCTAGGATCAAGGAGAATAACTCTCTCAAGGCAAAGAACTGA